A single window of Ammospiza caudacuta isolate bAmmCau1 chromosome Z, bAmmCau1.pri, whole genome shotgun sequence DNA harbors:
- the LYSMD3 gene encoding lysM and putative peptidoglycan-binding domain-containing protein 3, translating into MAGRGAGSGPQPSAVAQPLIGGHLYPFVSTESEGPEEEGELSELRPRGREKVRRSASRDRLDDIVLLTKDIREGDTLNAIALQFCCSVADIKRVNNLINDQDFFALRSIRIPVKKFSVLTETHISPKGRPALRPALCSPEVQETSLCDKFSANETAGNFLKEVDRDIEEIVKCNDTKRENLNEVVSALAAQQICFETDGKTKKCKDPYYGADWGIGWWTAVVIMLIIGIVTPVFYLLYYEVLVKADVSHHFPVESSHLFVTAVSHQKETENGINPTNIMKVDNQGDLQH; encoded by the exons ATGGCCGGCAGAGGCGCAGGCAGCGGCCCGCAGCCGTCCGCCGTGGCACAGCCGCTCATCGGCGGTCACTTGTACCCTTTCGTGAGCACGGAGAGCGAGGGGCCCGAGGAGGAGGGTGAGCTGTCGGAACTGCGGCCGCGGGGCAGGGAGAAGGTCCGGCGGAGCGCGTCGAGGGACAGGCTAGATGATATAGTCCTGCTGACGAAGGACATCCGGGAAGGGGACACGCTGAACGCGATCGCgctgcagttctgctgctcC gtTGCAGATATCAAGAGAGTTAACAATCTTATCAACGATCAAGATTTTTTTGCCCTGAGGTCTATCAGAATTCCAGTGAAAAAGTTCAGTGTATTGACTGAAACCCATATATCTCCAAAAGGAAGACCAGCTCTTCGGCCTGCTCTGTGTTCCCCAGAAGTACAGGAAACATCTCTTTGTGATAAATTCTCTGCTAATGAGACTGCTGGCAACTTCTTAAAAGAAGTCGATCGAGATATAGAAGAAATAGTGAAGTGTAATGATACAAAGAGAGAGAATCTGAATGAAGTTGTTTCTGCTTTAGCAGCCCAACAGATCTGTTTTGAAACTGATGGTAAAACTAAAAAATGCAAGGATCCTTACTATGGAGCAGACTGGGGTATAGGATGGTGGACAGCAGTAGTGATAATGTTGATTATTGGCATAGTAACTCCAGTTTTTTATCTCCTGTATTATGAAGTTCTAGTGAAAGCAGATGTCAGTCACCATTTTCCAGTGGAATCTTCTCATTTGTTTGTCACAGCAGTATCACatcagaaagaaacagaaaatggaataaatcCAACAAATATTATGAAAGTTGATAATCAAGGAGACCTTCAGCATTAA